The sequence CTGGCTCTTGAACGGAGGTGGACATTTGAGAGCGGGGCACACAATGTGCCTGCATTTGGGCTCAAACACTGGGCTTCCGAGGCGGCCATGCCCGGGCCGGTGGCTGTGGGCTGCCCTCCTCCGCTCCCTCTCCTGGGGTTGCTGGCTCTCCGCCGCCTCAGGGTTCCAGCTGTTTCTCTGCCAGTTTCACACATCCTGCCCGGGCAGTCTGGGTGTCTGAGCAGGGGTGTAGCGTGGCGGGTACACGTGCATCCGTTCCCTCACCAAATGTTCCTTTGGGGCCTGCTCCAGGCCCGACAGTGTCGTGGGCCCTGGGGGACAGGGGAGCAAGAGGGAGGCCAGGCCCTGCCAGTGGAGCTGACGTTCTCGCGGGAGAGGCGGACAACACACAATGTATGTGGGAAGTGCAGtgagggaaaagaaagcaaggaaagcGGCATCGAGGGTGACAGGGCGGGAGCTGGGACGTTTGAGCACAGACGTgggtgagagaaggagggagCCACGTGCAGATCAGTGAGAAGAGAGTTCCACCAAGCAGAGCAGGTAGCCggtgcagaggccctgaggtgggcacgTGCCGAGGGTTTGGAGAACAGCGAGGAGGCCCATGTGACTGGGGCAGAGTGAGTGAGGGGTGTGCCAGAacggaggagggcagagaggcggCGGGCAGCCCGGGCGGCCTCTCGGGGCCCCAGGGAAGGAGTCTTGGGCTGGCCTTGGCTTGGTGTGGGGGCCAGCACGGGGCTCCAGGATGTCGACTCTGGAGTGGATCCATCCGTCTTCCAGGCCCAGTGCTGCTTGGTGACCTTGGTGAGAGGtgtcgcctctctgagcctcagtttccacatctgcacaATGGGGATGAGAACAGCGGCTCTGCTGGGGTCACAGGGCTCAGGGAGCCGGGCGTTGGCATCTGTACAGGGTCGCCACTCCCCTTGTGCTGCCTCCTGCTACCCCTCAGGGGCCGGGACAGGTCAGATGGGAGGTTGGCACCCTCACCACCAGGGCGTGGACAGgggtggagagggcaggaggaagggacgAGGCCAGGACCAGCCttggagatgctgctgctgctgctgattctTAATAATAATGACGAAAACAGTAGCATCGCCGCAGCGCACCAGGGCGGGACAGGCAGGGAAGAGGCTGGACTTTGGTCTCCGCctgcccaggttcaaatcctgggggcCCTAGACAAGGGGTTCCCCTGTCTGGGCCTCGGTCTCCCCATCTGTGAATTGGGGTGATGAGCGTACTGTCTCCCAGCTTAGTTGTGAGGATGGACTGGGGTTCGACACCGAGGGCCCCGAGCGGGGCCCGCCCACGGGGATCTCTGAGGATGCGGCTGCTGTTGATTCCAAGGGCTGGTCGGCCCGGGCTCTGGGTCAGTCAGGCCTGGGGTCTCGTGTCCACCCTGCTACCACACCTTTGTGACCTGGGCGAGCGGactgccctctctgtgcctcgttttccttatctgtaacacGAGCCTCATAACGGCCCTTCCTCCTGGGACAGGTGTGCCGATTAAGCTAGGGGCCCTGCGGGGATGCTTGGATggggggcacacagtaggtgcttcgTGCGTGTAGGACTTACCGGGCACCTCCTTGCTGCGTGCTGTTACCTCGTGGCCGGGCTGCCAGTACTGTGCTCTCTGTGACTCCTGAGAAATCTAGGACTCAGGGGCTGTCATCGCCCGCTGAacaggagggaactgaggcacagggcaGCTAGCTGCTCGTCCCCCGCCACGCAGCAAACTCCTAAGGCGGGCTGGCTCGCTCCACTTCACGGGTGCAGGAAACAAGGTGGCACAGGGCAGCACAGCAGGGCCAGGGTTTGGGGCCCAGGCCCGCTGAGACCTGAGTTGCAGAGCTTGCCTGGGAACCCACCCCCGGCTCTAGGGCAGGCCCCTCCCTTCATGGAGCAGCTCTGTCCCTCCCCTTTTGGGGGTCCCTGGGGTCCGGGCTGGGTGGGAAGGGAAGGCCCGGTGGGGGAGCCGGCAGTGCTGGGAGCTGCCAGGGTGGGGCTCCCGCCTGGTCATTATAAACATGGTCAGTTCCTCTGTTTGTCCTGCCCTCTGTGTGGTGCGCCCAGAGGGAAGGGGTGGCCCCAGGCAGATATCCGGAGGTgtgctccccacccccttcctctgcAGGGTCCCACGtgcctgggcctgggggctggcttCAGGGTGCAGAGGTCCTTGGGGGATTATGGGCTGTCCTATCTTCCAGGCGCCCCTGCCTTCCCCATCTTCATCCTGAGTGCCTCCTCCCTGGGGTCTGCCCCTCCCTCTGCTGGCTTTACAGAAGGGTCACGTGGCTAATCCCGGCCTGCAGAGGCCAGCTGACTCGGTGCCCCCAGGCTGCCGGCTGGggtggaggctgggcagggcagagagggagagaggctgggcctggggctggacGGGGGCACGTCCGGGAGCCAGTGAAGGTGATAGGACAGGGGTGAAGATCTGGGGTGGGCATCAGGGAAGTGGGGGGAGGGTCGGGGGCAGGGACAAGGCTGGAAGCTGGCACTGGAAAGACAGGGCTGAGGGCAGAGAAGCCTCAAGAGAGAGAACAGGGTAGGTCAGGGCCACGCCGAAGTCTGGGAGGGCGGGATGGACAGTGTTCAGGGGGCTGAGGTAGGGCAGAGACATCGAGGGGGCTCCTGGCTTGGTTGGGGTCAGAGAAGGGGCTGAGGCAGAGGAAAGGGGCCCTGTCCTGGCCAGGCTGTCCCACCCCCCCATCCAGGCAGCAGGGAGCCCGGAGCAAACAGGGAAGCTGGGCCGCTGGAGGAGCCCTGGCCAGACCTGGCTCTGGCCACCTGCTGGCTGGGAGGCCTGGACCAGTTGAAACAGGTTGGCTGCTGGgtccccacccacctcccacTGGGTTCCCGCGCCAAACCGGTTCTCCTGGATCACTGCCCATCATGATCCTCCCTCTGGGCGGATGGTCCTCCCTCTGGTCTCCGCTCCCACAGagaaggagctgggaggagaaccaggggctggagaggcaggaggccaTGTTGCGGACATGCCTGTGAGTGTCCTCACGAGGTCACAGACTTAGTGAGCTCGGGCCACCCCTGTGCCGGGTGCTGGGGAGCCAGCCATGAAGCAGACAGAACCCCCACCGGTGCATCTCCCCTGGTCCTTTGGGCCTCAGCTCACACGGCCGCTCTTCTGGGAAGCCTTGCCTTGTCCCCTCTCTGCCATCCCCCCAGGCTGGGTCTGCCCTCCCTGACCCCAGTCTCGACCACTCTGGGCTGACAGAGGCTGCCTGGGTCACGGCTGTGTCCCCAGCATCAgctagcacagggctgggcaccaAGGGGTGAGTTATtactgaatcaatgaatgaatgaacgagcaaacgaacaaatgaatgaacaacttGGCAAATgacattttcttcccattttgcagatgagtaacCCGAAGCCCCAAGAGGAGACGTCACCTGCCCAAGGGCATTTCTAGCACAGCCAGCATCAAATCAGGTGTGTGGGACTCCAGGGCCTGTGTGTGGGACAGGGGACAGGACCTGGGCCCTCCCGCTCAGATCCTGCTTGCGGTAATCCCAATTGTCAGAATGGCAAATGGTTGATCCAAGGCAcacagaggttaagtcacttccccaaagtcacacgTGATAAGTGGCAGAGAGAGATTTGCGCTCTGGCCCTCTGGCTCCCCTCCCATCCCTACTCTGGGCTCCCTGGGGACACCACCGCCCTCGCGTCCCCCCTCCGGCCCCCTTGGTTTTTGGACCTGGTGTCGTTGAGCACGTGCGCTGTGCCTGGCGCTGTTCGGAGTGCCCAGCTGGAGGCTACAGACCCCAGACGCCCAGACTGTGGTGTGTGAGTGCCTGTTCTGAAGCGGGTCCTTCCGCCCTGGGGGAGCTTGGTGAGGAGCGTCCCGCTCTGGCCTCAGCCTCTGCGTGTAAAGTGGACTGTCGCCGTGAGGCCGCCTGGGCCATGCGAAGGCCAGGGGCTCAGTGACCGTTGGCTGCGCAGGTGGCCGAGCGGATCTGATGCTCCTAGCCCAGTGTCCAGGCTGGGCAGGCAGTGCTGACTGTGGCCCGGCCTTTCGTCCCTGAGCACACAcggggtgccaggcactgtgctgggcaggcCGTGGGACGGGGGACCTGGGCGGGCGCGACCTGCCCCGTGCTCTTTCCAGTGATGGGGGGCAGGTGCTGAGCTAGTGAACACAAGCACGAGCGGCAGAATTTCCAGAAGTGAGCATGCCGTGAAGTGATGTGATGGAAGGACAGTGGGACGTGGGGGCCCTTTTCCGTGGGGTGGTCAGGAAAGGATTAACCACGACTCTGAGACCtacaggagggaaggagggagcatgtGTGGATACTAGGGAAGTGTTCCtcacagagggaacagccagtgcaaagaccctgaggtttGAAAGGCAGTGTGAGCAAGGGGAGATGGAGCAGAGAGATGATGGCGGCAGGTCATGTGGGGTGGCACGGGGAAGGCTTGGCTTTTCCCCCAGTGAGATGGAGCCACAGGAGGGCTGTGAGCAGGGGACGGTGTGACCTACTCAGGTGTTCACAGGGTCCCTCGGGCTGCACATGGGGGACAgactggaggggtgggggcagggagagcggGGAGGAGAGGAGCTCGGACCCAACCAGGGCAGGGCCAGAGGAGTGGGAGTGATGGGCAGATCGGTGAGCGGCCCCTCCCGCAGGCCTGCTGGTGGAGCCGAGTCTGCGCCCTCGGGTGCCCCGAGCCTCGGAGCCatgtttgggaagaagaagaagcgGGTGGAGATCTCGGCGCCGTCCAACTTCGAGCACCGCGTGCACACGGGCTTCGACCAGCACGAGCAGAAGTTCACGGGGCTGCCCCGCCAGTGGCAGAGCCTCATCGAGGAGTCGGCCCGCCGGCCCAAGCCCCTCGTCGACCCTGGCTGCATCACCTCCATCCAGCCCGGGGCACCCAAGGTATGGCAGTGCCCACCCCGGCAGGGGCCCCAGCACTTCACTGCACACTTGACCCCGACCTCCAGACAGACACACCCACCCCCACCAGGGGCCCCAGCCCTTCACCCTACACTTGACCCTGACTTCCAGACAGACACGCCCAACCCTGCACCCTAACCCTCGCCCCTGGCGCTTGCCTTCCATCCCCCAGCACACGGACCCTCTCCCCTGGCCTCGACGCTGACCCCCGGGCCCGAGGAGCCCACACTTCCCTCggcccctcccacagcccccacaGCCTCAGAGTTGAGCGCCTCTCCTGTAGCCTCACCCCCTGAGCTCTGTGTTCCTGTCCCCAGTGCCACAGACTTGTCCTCGGGCCTCACAGAGCTCCTGTTGCAGGGAGAGGGGCAGCCCCATTCCTAGGTGGTGACCGCCCCAAGTGGGCAGGCTGGGCCAGGGGAGTCCACAGGGGCGCCTGACCCAGCCTTGGGAGCCACTGAGCCCCGAgggccgaggaggaggaggaggaggaggcagatggGGGCGGGCAGGGCTTTTAGTGGAGGAAATAGCCTGTCGAAGCGCTGGGGGTTTTGGGGTTTGGGGTTGTTTTTTCCTGCCATCTTAAGCGTAAGGGCAGAGCTCAGATTTGCCTCGAGGTCTTTTTCCAAGGCCGCTGCTCTcaccccctctcccagccccgtGGTCCAGGCACCCGGGCCTGcggggaggctggcctggtggcagggCTGAGGCCACGCCCAGCCTGGGAAGCCAGCCCAGAGCCGGGACTTTATCCCAAGGGCAGCGGGAACCCGGAAGGGCCGTGGGCCAGGGGAGCTGGCCAGGGTTGTTCCGAGGGGTGGGGACAGCTGTGCGGCCGTGGGCTCAGTGCCCGGGGGTAGGCCCACGGCTGACTCATCCTTTCCCAGCCCGGGCCTGGCGGCAGGAGGCCCAAGGTCAGCGAGTGTAGATGCTCTGCCCCCAGGCTCTCAGTCTGGCGGCTGCTGGGGTGCTGCAGTGTCCACGCACCGTGCTTCTGAGTGTTTGAATTCTTTCCCATTCTTTGCCACCACTTAAAAAGCAAGACTTCACATCCAGGTCTTTCTGGCTTCTCCTGACAAATGGGCTGGAGCCGAGTGGCAGCAGCCTTGCCAGCAGGGCCCTGGCTCTCCTGCCCGCAGGCCCCACCCGGCCCACCTCAGCTCCATGCCCtgcctggccccgtggctgccTTGTGCTGGCTGTGCCCTCACTGGGGCTCCTCTTAAAATCTAGCCCCCACTCGGCCTCGCAGCTGTGAGCCCTCACTGGGGCTGTGTCCACCAGGGGGAGGGGCcaccttgtctttttttttgctgaggaagattcgccctaagctaacacctgtgccagtctccctctattttgtacatgacctgccacagcacggccacctACGACTGGTGTAGGTCCcggcccgggaactgaacccaggccaccgaagtggagcgtgctgaacttaaccactggaccacagggctggccagggCCACCTTGTCTTAATTCACACAAAGGTGCCCCACAGGCTAGCGCTGTCCTGGGGCCCCAGGCTGCCCTTGGCTGGGAATCTGCCCAGTCTTCCCAGGCTGTCCCCCACCCCTTGGGGACTCCTCAACCTCTTCTTCAGCACCAGCGTCGGACCGGGGCCTCCCTTCTTCACTGGGTGTCTGGCAGGGCCGGGCTCCAGGCTGGCAGCCGAGGCCCCAgagaggcagggccagggcagcTCCTGGGCACTGCGGTCTATAGCCGGGTTTTGCAGGATCCAGTTTTCTGCACATTCAAGACAGTTCTGACTTCAGGATGTgcggcggcccgggcccgggcccgggcccctgCGTGCCTGCGATGGATAGCAGAGGGATGGGGACGGGGTGCCTCCTCggctcctgcagcctctgcccaGCCCGCCTCACTCGCTCCCTGGTTCAGCGCATGTTTTTATTGAGCCCCTTCTGCGTACCAGACACTGCTCTAGGTGCTGAGATTCTAGCAGAGCAGAAGCGGACAGGGAGAAGGAATGGCTGCCCCCGCGAACATCCACGGGGAGCGGGTGGTGGATGGCTGCACACAGGCTTTGTGTCAGCCGCTTTTAAGAgctctaagaaaaagaaagcagggagaGGGTAGGCATGTCGGGGCGGCATCTTAGACGGCGTTGGTCCGCAGAGGACTCTTCCGAGAAGCTGTTTccagcaaagacctgaaggaggaaagggaggagccGTGGGCACACTTGGGgggaagtgttccaggcagagcaaacagcccgtgcaaaggccctgacgTGAGAGCATGCCTGGTGTTTGAGGAGCAGCGAGGAGGCCTGTGTGCCTGGAGCTGAGTAGGGGACAGGGGGCACCCTGGAGGCTGTGACTACAGTTCTCGAGGGAAGAGATGGCCATGACCTGGGTCAGGGTGGTGGCCATGGTGGATGAGGACTGAGTGGATTTGGGACACTTTATGCGGGCATTTGCATTGGCCGTCCCCGCTCCTgggccctcctgccctctcctttGGGGCCAGTCCTGTCTGACTTTCCCTGGACCCCGCCCTTGGCCTCTGGGGGAACAGAGAGTGGTCTGGGGGTTAACAACCCTCGCAGGCTGCAGAGGGCGTGTGCCAAGCTGTGCCCTGGCCCCAGCATCCTGTAATTTGCGGTTCTCCGGGGCTGATTATGGGGTGGCGtggcctctgccttcctccccctccaccccacagGGCAGGGACCTCCCCCAGcctggagagcaggagagagCCAGGGAGGTGCTCCTCAGGGGGGCAACCAGCCCGGGGGGGTGACAGCCTGACTGACAGGAGGGATCTCCTTCAGCTCCTCTCCTTCGATGGACGTctgggtgctgggggaggggctgcaggggccCCCTGgtgccgccccccgcccccatcatCACCCCATGGCATTTCTTCATTCCGTCTCTGTCTTGTCTCTGTGTGTGCTGTGTTGTCCTGTCCTTGTGTGTTGGATCCACGTCCTGTGTCCCCCTCCTTGCCCGGCCCCCGCCCTGCCATTGCCCCGGACCCCAGACCATCGTGCGGGGCAGCAAAGGCGCCAAGGATGGGGCCCTCACCCTGCTGCTTGATGAGTTCGAGAACATGTCGGTGACCCGCTCCAACTCCCTGCGGAGAGACAGCCCGCCGCCGCCCACCCGGGCCCGCCAGCAGAACGGGATGCCCGTGGAGCAGGCCACCACAGCCGGAGGGGGCCCGGAGAGAGCGGGCCACGGCCGGGTGGCTGGGCGCAGCGAGGGGGGTGGCGGCAGTGGCGACaggcggcgggcggggccggaGAAGAGGCCCAAGTCTTCCAGGGAGGGCTCAGGGGCGCCCCAGGAGTCTTCCCGGGACAAACGCCCCCTCTCCGGGCCCGACGTCAGCGCCCCCCAGCCTGCCGGTCTGGCCAGTGGGGCGAAAGTGGCAGCTGGCCGGCCCTTTAACACGTACCCGAGGGCTGACACGGACCACCCGTCCCGGGGCACCCAGGTAACCCATCCCCCTGCCCCAGGACCCCCCATCGTCCCCGGGCCCAGAGCTTTCCCAGGGTGGCCCACCTTCCAGCTCCAACCCGTGCCCAGCCCACTGTCTGTCTCCATCCTGACCACCATGTGTCTGTTCCTCAGCCGGGGCCCCTGTCTTGCTCTGGGAGCAAAGCTGGCCCCCGGCCCCTCTGCTGACAGCCgcctctcttttctgtttcaggGGGACCCTCACAACCTGGCCCCCAATGGGCCCTCAGCGGGGAGCCTGGCTGTCCCCCAGTCCTCCTCCCGGCCTCCCGCCCGAGCCCGCGGCCCCCCCAGCCCTGGGGTGCTGGGCCCCCACGCCTCCGAGCCCCAGCTGGCCCCCGCGGCCCGCACCCTCGCGGCCCCTgccgccgcccccggcccccCCGGCCCCCGCTCGCCTCAGCGGGAACCCCAGCGAGTATCCCACGAGCAGTTCCGGGCTGCCCTGCAGCTGGTGGTGGACCCTGGGGACCCTCGCTCCTACCTGGATAACTTCATCAAGATCGGCGAGGGCTCCACGGGCATCGTGTGCATCGCTACCGTGCGCAGCTCGGGCCGGCTGGTGGCCGTCAAGAAGATGGACCTGCGCAAGCAGCAGAGGCGCGAGCTGCTCTTCAATGAGGTGGGCCTCGAGCCCCCATCTCCACCTCACCCTCCTCCCCGAATTCCCGCCAGGGCGCCTGGTGGGGTGAGGCTGGGTGCCGGCCCATCCTTTCTCTCGCTCCTCGCCCTCCCCGGGCTGTCACGACATCTCCCACGGTCTCTGTCCGGCCCGGGCCCCTCACACAGCCATCAAGTCCTGAACTGTCCCCCTAAACCTGCTCCGTCTGGTCCCTTCTCAGAGAGGCCCCAGCCTGCCAGCCCCGAGCAGCCCCACCCTCGCCTCCCCTCCTGGGCACCCCCCATTCCCCACACGcaggcctgccctgccccctcATTGACCCTGGGGCGCCCCCTGGTGCCCTCAGGATAAAGGCCTGGGCCCTGTGCCGGGCAGTGGAGATAGAGCCCCATCCAGGCCCCTCGTCCTGTCCTGCCTCCGGCTTGGCGCTTGGTGGCCTCTCTGGGGGGCCCTGGTACAGAGGCAGCCTCTGGCTCTTCCCCAGAGCGCCTGGTGTCAGGAGCAGCCCCAGACTCTGATGCTGGAGTCCCAGAGGACTCA comes from Equus asinus isolate D_3611 breed Donkey chromosome 26, EquAss-T2T_v2, whole genome shotgun sequence and encodes:
- the PAK4 gene encoding serine/threonine-protein kinase PAK 4 isoform X1, whose translation is MFGKKKKRVEISAPSNFEHRVHTGFDQHEQKFTGLPRQWQSLIEESARRPKPLVDPGCITSIQPGAPKTIVRGSKGAKDGALTLLLDEFENMSVTRSNSLRRDSPPPPTRARQQNGMPVEQATTAGGGPERAGHGRVAGRSEGGGGSGDRRRAGPEKRPKSSREGSGAPQESSRDKRPLSGPDVSAPQPAGLASGAKVAAGRPFNTYPRADTDHPSRGTQGDPHNLAPNGPSAGSLAVPQSSSRPPARARGPPSPGVLGPHASEPQLAPAARTLAAPAAAPGPPGPRSPQREPQRVSHEQFRAALQLVVDPGDPRSYLDNFIKIGEGSTGIVCIATVRSSGRLVAVKKMDLRKQQRRELLFNEVVIMRDYQHENVVEMYNSYLVGDELWVVMEFLEGGALTDIVTHTRMNEEQIAAVCLAVLQALSVLHAQGVIHRDIKSDSILLTHDGRVKLSDFGFCAQVSKEVPRRKSLVGTPYWMAPELISRLPYGPEVDIWSLGVMVIEMVDGEPPYFNEPPLKAMKMIRDNLPPRLKNLHKVSPSLKGFLDRLLVRDPAQRATAAELLKHPFLAKAGPPASIVPLMRQNRTR